A genomic region of Alicyclobacillus sp. SO9 contains the following coding sequences:
- the ftsZ gene encoding cell division protein FtsZ, whose translation MLEFDMEVDSLAKIKVVGVGGGGCNAVNRMIESGIEGVDFIVVNTDAQALQLSKAQTHLQIGEKVTRGLGAGANPEIGKKAAEESRELLMNSLKGADMVFVTAGMGGGTGTGAAPIIAEIARELGALTVGVVTKPFRFEQRRRMMQAEAGVANLKEKVDTLIVIPNDRLLEIVDRNTPVVEAFKEADNVLRQGVSGISDLIAVPGLINVDFADVKAIMTERGSALMGIGVASGENRATEAAQKAISSPLLETSIDGAHGVLMHISGGNNLSLWEVNESADIVSSAADQEVNMIFGANINPELEDEIVVTVIATGFEMQANSEVAATQPRQRSSVFDNTASVQSNNQWDVPAFLRRKEGRFGRDK comes from the coding sequence ATGTTGGAATTTGACATGGAAGTCGATTCATTGGCAAAAATTAAAGTCGTTGGCGTTGGCGGCGGCGGATGCAACGCTGTGAACAGAATGATTGAATCCGGCATCGAAGGTGTCGACTTCATTGTAGTAAATACGGATGCTCAGGCGTTGCAACTCTCTAAAGCACAGACTCATCTCCAGATTGGAGAGAAAGTCACAAGGGGCTTAGGGGCAGGTGCCAATCCGGAAATCGGAAAGAAGGCAGCTGAGGAGAGCCGGGAGCTCTTAATGAATTCTCTTAAAGGTGCCGACATGGTTTTTGTGACGGCCGGCATGGGCGGTGGAACAGGAACGGGTGCAGCCCCCATTATTGCTGAAATTGCAAGGGAACTGGGTGCCCTTACGGTGGGGGTTGTAACAAAGCCATTTCGCTTTGAACAGCGACGCCGAATGATGCAGGCAGAAGCCGGTGTCGCCAACCTGAAGGAAAAAGTGGATACCCTGATTGTCATTCCCAATGACAGATTGCTTGAGATTGTGGACCGAAATACACCAGTGGTGGAAGCTTTTAAGGAAGCAGACAATGTACTGCGCCAAGGCGTGTCGGGTATCTCCGATCTCATTGCAGTTCCAGGTCTGATTAACGTAGACTTTGCGGATGTGAAGGCAATTATGACAGAGCGAGGCTCTGCGTTGATGGGAATCGGTGTGGCCAGCGGCGAAAACCGGGCCACGGAAGCGGCGCAAAAGGCCATTAGCAGTCCGCTGTTGGAGACTTCGATAGATGGAGCGCACGGTGTGCTCATGCATATCTCAGGCGGAAACAATCTGAGTCTGTGGGAAGTCAACGAGTCTGCCGATATCGTATCTTCCGCCGCCGATCAAGAAGTAAACATGATTTTTGGTGCCAACATTAATCCGGAACTTGAAGATGAGATTGTAGTGACCGTGATTGCGACCGGTTTTGAGATGCAGGCGAACAGTGAAGTTGCTGCTACTCAGCCTCGACAGCGGTCAAGCGTGTTTGACAATACAGCTTCAGTTCAAAGTAACAACCAGTGGGATGTTCCAGCCTTTCTTCGCAGAAAAGAAGGGCGCTTTGGTCGCGACAAATAA
- a CDS encoding sigma-E processing peptidase SpoIIGA, with amino-acid sequence MPVVYIDVVWIVNLVMDTVLLMTTSWVAKRPLRMWRVSAGGLLGSLYALLLFFPPLSLLTTWPGKAIVSLLMVGLAIPCRNWLELLRMSVLFYLVSFVFAGAAIALNFAIPGTSLGSGTVVNGSQLAFSSSLQGLALIVAIPVGYGTLRFTLNRVKAVKTQANSLYEVQVTLFQRKICFTGLADTGNQLRDPLSRRPVCLLDQDIWLKLFPDDFQNMVNKGTDVVTAVSRQSMDGYQQRIAMIPFRGAGGASQITVGIRPDKVELERNGVEVSGISECLFAAHQGKFSVDGRFQGILHIEVITGDDNFENDSITSATQSQNADSTSTFLD; translated from the coding sequence GTGCCAGTGGTGTACATTGACGTCGTCTGGATTGTCAATCTCGTCATGGACACAGTACTGCTAATGACAACAAGTTGGGTTGCGAAACGGCCGCTTCGGATGTGGAGAGTCTCTGCTGGAGGTCTGCTTGGGTCACTCTACGCTTTGCTCTTGTTTTTCCCACCACTCTCATTGCTGACCACATGGCCCGGCAAAGCGATTGTTTCTCTGCTCATGGTCGGACTTGCAATACCCTGTCGCAACTGGCTCGAACTGCTTCGTATGTCAGTCCTGTTTTATCTTGTGTCCTTTGTTTTTGCCGGGGCTGCAATTGCCTTGAACTTTGCGATTCCCGGAACATCGCTTGGTTCAGGCACCGTTGTGAACGGTAGTCAACTGGCCTTCAGTTCAAGCCTTCAGGGTCTAGCCTTAATTGTGGCCATTCCAGTGGGTTATGGCACCCTTCGATTTACTTTGAACAGGGTCAAAGCAGTAAAGACGCAGGCAAACAGTCTCTATGAGGTGCAGGTGACTCTGTTTCAACGAAAAATTTGTTTCACAGGTTTAGCGGATACAGGGAATCAACTTCGTGATCCGCTGTCGCGAAGACCTGTTTGCCTGCTTGACCAGGACATTTGGCTAAAGCTGTTTCCAGATGACTTTCAAAACATGGTCAACAAGGGAACTGACGTGGTAACGGCAGTATCGAGACAATCAATGGATGGGTATCAACAAAGAATTGCAATGATTCCGTTTCGTGGAGCTGGAGGTGCGTCCCAAATCACGGTTGGCATACGTCCTGATAAGGTTGAGTTGGAACGAAACGGAGTCGAAGTCTCAGGAATATCTGAATGTCTGTTTGCAGCGCATCAAGGAAAATTTTCGGTGGACGGAAGGTTTCAGGGAATTCTTCACATTGAAGTAATAACGGGGGATGACAACTTTGAAAATGACTCTATTACCTCCGCGACTCAGTCTCAAAATGCGGATTCAACTTCAACTTTTCTGGATTAG
- the sigE gene encoding RNA polymerase sporulation sigma factor SigE has protein sequence MRIQLQLFWIRIRKSLAGGYEEVYYVGGSEALPPPLTRDEEAYLLEKLPSGDEAVRSMLIERNLRLVVYIARKFENTGLNIEDLVSIGAIGLIKAVNTFDPSKKIKLATYASRCIENEILMFLRRNNKIRSEVSFDEPLNVDWDGNELLLSDVLGTEPDTIYRNLEEEVDRELLYDALQQLSDREQTIMKLRFGLGTQEEMTQKDVADLLGISQSYISRLEKRIIRRLQKEFDKMM, from the coding sequence ATGCGGATTCAACTTCAACTTTTCTGGATTAGGATTCGAAAGAGTCTGGCTGGCGGGTATGAAGAAGTCTATTACGTGGGTGGCAGTGAAGCTCTGCCGCCGCCGCTTACTCGTGATGAAGAGGCGTATTTACTGGAAAAACTGCCGTCTGGCGACGAGGCAGTCAGGTCTATGTTGATTGAGCGAAATTTACGGTTGGTAGTCTATATTGCCAGAAAATTCGAAAATACGGGCCTGAACATTGAGGACCTGGTCTCTATCGGAGCCATTGGTCTGATTAAAGCGGTAAATACGTTCGACCCCAGTAAGAAGATTAAACTGGCGACCTATGCTTCTCGGTGTATTGAGAATGAAATTTTGATGTTTCTACGGAGAAACAACAAAATCAGGTCAGAGGTTTCCTTTGATGAGCCGCTCAATGTAGATTGGGATGGAAATGAGTTACTGTTGTCAGACGTTCTGGGAACAGAGCCTGACACAATTTATCGCAATCTTGAGGAAGAAGTAGACAGAGAACTGCTGTATGACGCTTTGCAGCAATTGTCAGACAGAGAGCAGACGATTATGAAACTTCGGTTTGGATTAGGCACCCAAGAAGAGATGACACAAAAGGACGTTGCAGACCTTCTGGGCATATCGCAGTCGTACATATCGCGACTTGAAAAAAGAATTATCCGGCGGCTACAAAAGGAATTCGATAAGATGATGTAA
- the sigG gene encoding RNA polymerase sporulation sigma factor SigG: MKHNKVEICGVNTSQLPVLSNTEMRELFTKLQSGQDWAREKLVNGNLRLVLSVIQRFNNRGEYVDDLFQVGCIGLMKAIDNFDLSQNVRFSTYAVPMIIGEIRRYLRDNNPIRVSRSLRDIAYKALQVRDRLTNKNLREPTVVEIAKEMDVPKEEVVFALDAIQDPVSMFEPIYNDGGDPIYVMDQLHDDKNLDHTWVEGIAVREAMHKLNDREKKILSMRFYEGKTQMEVAEEIGISQAQVSRLEKAAISRMQKHVEA, translated from the coding sequence TTGAAGCACAATAAAGTGGAAATCTGTGGAGTGAATACGTCACAGTTGCCTGTTCTGAGCAACACAGAGATGCGGGAATTGTTTACGAAACTTCAGAGTGGACAGGACTGGGCCAGGGAAAAACTTGTTAACGGCAATCTTCGTCTGGTACTTTCCGTCATTCAGCGATTCAACAATCGCGGAGAGTATGTAGACGACCTGTTCCAGGTTGGCTGTATAGGACTCATGAAGGCAATCGATAATTTTGATTTAAGCCAGAACGTTCGCTTTTCGACCTATGCTGTGCCCATGATTATTGGGGAGATTCGGCGTTATTTGCGTGACAATAATCCAATCCGCGTCAGCCGGTCTTTGCGGGACATTGCCTACAAGGCGCTCCAAGTCAGAGACAGGCTGACTAATAAGAACTTGCGTGAGCCGACAGTCGTCGAAATTGCCAAGGAAATGGACGTGCCCAAAGAAGAAGTCGTTTTTGCTCTGGACGCCATCCAAGACCCTGTTTCGATGTTCGAACCAATTTACAATGACGGCGGTGACCCAATCTACGTAATGGATCAATTACACGATGATAAGAATCTTGACCATACGTGGGTGGAAGGCATTGCAGTGCGGGAAGCCATGCACAAGTTGAACGACCGGGAGAAAAAAATCCTGTCCATGCGTTTTTACGAAGGAAAAACGCAAATGGAAGTGGCTGAGGAAATAGGCATATCGCAAGCACAAGTTTCGCGTTTGGAGAAAGCTGCCATATCCCGCATGCAAAAGCACGTTGAGGCTTAA
- a CDS encoding YlmC/YmxH family sporulation protein, protein MVRISDLQSKDVVNVADGKRLGTIGDLDVDVNSGLIKAIVIPAESRFFGMVGGGQDYVVPWNQIIRIGSDVILVDLRASREPGYYLPPETGKRGTGGY, encoded by the coding sequence ATGGTACGAATTTCGGACCTGCAGTCTAAAGACGTCGTAAATGTTGCAGACGGAAAACGGCTGGGAACAATCGGTGACCTTGACGTCGATGTGAACAGCGGTCTGATTAAGGCGATTGTCATTCCTGCAGAATCCCGATTCTTTGGAATGGTTGGGGGCGGGCAGGATTATGTGGTCCCCTGGAACCAGATAATCCGCATCGGGTCGGATGTCATTCTCGTTGATTTACGTGCATCCAGGGAACCGGGTTACTACTTGCCCCCTGAGACCGGAAAACGGGGAACAGGCGGCTATTAG
- the pgeF gene encoding peptidoglycan editing factor PgeF — MLTAWTGNATGGTTWIRTNWPGDTARGLFSFRHGGVSEGPYASLNLGLSVHDNPHAVEQNRRIAAQQVGGDLEDWVLGQQVHGSHVAAVSLADKGKGIHHVHPPLPETDGLITNVPGITLAVLAADCVPVLFYDSERQVIGAAHSGWQGTVAHISVRVLEEMSRMYGTKPENVHVALGPSIRRCCYEVDERVAGKIRAAFGERYLVRRPLIPGKYLLGIQDCIRSDLEQHGVNAKSIVDAGVCTSCRVEHLYSHRKEHGSTGRSAGIVRLTPI; from the coding sequence TTGTTAACGGCTTGGACAGGAAATGCAACGGGCGGTACAACATGGATCCGCACGAATTGGCCGGGAGATACTGCTCGCGGCCTCTTTTCATTTCGCCATGGCGGCGTCAGTGAAGGGCCGTACGCGAGCCTAAACCTTGGATTGTCGGTACATGACAATCCCCATGCGGTGGAGCAAAACCGAAGAATTGCGGCACAACAAGTCGGCGGTGACCTTGAAGACTGGGTTTTGGGTCAACAAGTACACGGTTCGCACGTTGCGGCTGTGAGCCTTGCAGACAAAGGCAAAGGAATTCATCATGTTCATCCGCCATTGCCCGAAACAGACGGCTTAATTACCAACGTTCCCGGCATTACTTTGGCGGTATTGGCTGCGGACTGTGTTCCCGTTCTGTTCTACGATTCAGAACGGCAGGTTATTGGAGCTGCTCATTCCGGCTGGCAGGGTACTGTTGCTCACATCAGCGTACGCGTTTTGGAAGAAATGAGTCGCATGTATGGTACCAAGCCGGAGAATGTGCACGTTGCCCTCGGACCTTCTATAAGACGCTGTTGCTACGAAGTGGACGAACGCGTCGCAGGCAAGATTAGAGCCGCGTTTGGCGAGCGGTATCTCGTCAGAAGACCGCTGATTCCTGGTAAATACCTCTTGGGAATACAGGACTGTATTCGCTCGGACCTGGAACAACACGGTGTCAATGCAAAAAGTATTGTGGATGCAGGTGTCTGCACATCTTGCCGCGTTGAACACTTGTATTCGCACCGCAAGGAGCACGGGAGCACAGGTCGCAGTGCGGGCATCGTACGCCTTACACCGATTTAG